The following are from one region of the Cyclopterus lumpus isolate fCycLum1 chromosome 21, fCycLum1.pri, whole genome shotgun sequence genome:
- the fbxl3a gene encoding F-box/LRR-repeat protein 3: MKRIKGGEEDGNGSSSESSPEACKKVRTQTSEESEEEEEEEEASETPESDWVRLPQELLLHVFQYLPLLDRAYASQVCRRWNQAFHMPELWRYFEFELNQPASSYLKATHPDLIKQIITRHSNHLQYVSFKVDSSTESAEAACNILSQLVNCSLKTLGLISTARPSFMEVPKSHFISALTVVFVNSKSLSSLKIDDTPVDDPSLKVLVANNRDTLKLLKMSSCPHVSPAGILCVADQCYGLRELALNYHLLSDELLLALSSEKHVHLEHLRIDVVSENPGQHFHTIKKTSWDAMVRHSPKFNLVMYFFLYEDEFGPFFNEEVPVTHLYFGRSVSKEVLGRVGLHCPRLVELVVCANGLRPLDEELIRIAKRCTQLSAIGLGECEVSCSAFVEFVKLCGRRLSQLSIMEEVLIPDHKYSLDEIHWEVSKHLGRVWFPDMMPTW, translated from the exons ATGAAGCGGAtcaaaggaggagaggaggacggcAACGGCTCCTCCAGCGAGAGCTCACCGGAGGCTTGCAAGAAGGTGCGGACGCAGACTAGCGAGGagtccgaggaggaggaggaggaggaggaggccagtGAGACACCAGAGAGTGACTGGGTGAGACTGCCTCAGGAGCTCCTGCTGCACGTCTTCCAGTACCTTCCGCTGCTAGATCGGGCATACGCCTCTCAGGTGTGCCGCCGGTGGAACCAGGCTTTCCACATGCCCGAGCTGTGGAGATACTTTGAGTTTGAGCTTAACCAGCCAGCAAGCTCTTACCTGAAAGCCACACACCCGGACCTCATCAAGCAGATCATAACGAGGCACTCCAACCACCTGCAGTATGTCAGCTTTAAG GTGGACAGCAGTACAGAGTCTGCAGAAGCAGCGTGCAACATCCTCTCACAGTTGGTGAATTGCTCACTGAAGACCTTGGGGCTCATTTCTACAGCCAGGCCCAGTTTCATGGAGGTTCCAAAG tcTCACTTCATCTCAGCCCTGACTGTGGTGTTTGTCAACTCCAAATCGTTGTCTTCACTGAAGATCGACGACACGCCGGTGGACGATCCGTCTCTGAAGGTCCTGGTGGCCAACAACAGGGACACCCTGAAACTGCTGAAGATGAGCAGCTGCCCGCACGTCTCTCCGGCAG GGATCCTGTGTGTGGCAGACCAGTGTTACGGCCTGAGAGAGCTGGCACTAAACTACCACCTCCTGAGTGACGAACTCCTGCTGGCCCTCTCCTCGGAGAAACACGTGCACCTTGAACATTTGCGCATCGACGTGGTGAGCGAGAACCCCGGCCAGCACTTCCACACCATCAAGAAGACCAGCTGGGACGCCATGGTGCGCCACTCGCCCAAATTCAACCTGGTCATGTACTTCTTCCTCTACGAGGACGAGTTCGGCCCTTTCTTCAACGAGGAGGTCCCGGTCACGCACCTCTACTTTGGTCGCTCGGTGAGCAAGGAGGTCCTGGGCCGCGTCGGCCTCCACTGCCCCCGTCTGGTGGAGCTGGTGGTGTGCGCCAACGGCCTGCGTCCTCTGGATGAGGAGCTGATCCGCATCGCCAAGCGCTGCACCCAGCTGTCGGCCATCGGCCTGGGCGAGTGCGAGGTCTCCTGCAGTGCGTTCGTGGAGTTCGTCAAGTTGTGTGGCCGGAGGCTCTCCCAGCTGTCCATCATGGAGGAGGTGCTGATTCCAGACCACAAATACTCCCTGGATGAGATCCACTGGGAGGTCTCGAAGCACCTGGGCCGGGTCTGGTTCCCAGACATGATGCCGACCTGGTAA